A single Lactuca sativa cultivar Salinas chromosome 8, Lsat_Salinas_v11, whole genome shotgun sequence DNA region contains:
- the LOC111882386 gene encoding xanthohumol 4-O-methyltransferase, whose product MVAGQAQILRYIYGALDGMAIRCCVELRIADIIHNHGHPITLSEIANGIASPSINLDGLRRLMRFLVHRKIFQVGDGEGGNEDVYSLNHCSKWLLCDADVTLAPMVMMRTDPSMVLPLHVLSRSITEGGTAFKMIHGEEMFDFSSSNSGFNRVFNEGMACTAKITINAILASYKTGFLGTKGSVVDVGGGTGVAISEIVKAYPHLNGINFDLPHVISMAPRYDNGVTHIGGDMFEAIPPAETIFMKWILHDWSDDDCIKILKNCRKAIPKESGKIVIAEIVNHPTGDDPFVDTQLTYDLVMFSHFSGGRERNESEWKRILNEGGFRRYNIIKIPSLQSIIEAFPE is encoded by the exons ATGGTGGCAGGTCAGGCACAGATATTGCGCTACATATATGGTGCTCTCGATGGTATGGCTATAAGATGTTGTGTCGAGCTTCGTATTGCTGACATAATTCACAACCATGGCCACCCTATCACGTTGTCTGAAATTGCCAATGGTATTGCCTCTCCATCCATAAACCTAGATGGGCTTCGACGACTAATGAGGTTCTTGGTCCATCGAAAGATTTTCCAAGTTGGAGATGGAGAGGGGGGAAATGAAGATGTTTACTCGCTAAACCATTGTTCCAAGTGGTTGTTATGTGATGCTGATGTGACATTAGCACCGATGGTCATGATGCGAACAGATCCATCTATGGTTTTGCCTTTGCATGTGTTGAGTCGGTCGATCACAGAAGGTGGTACGGCGTTTAAGATGATCCATGGTGAAGAAATGTTTGATTTTTCGTCGAGTAACTCAGGTTTCAATAGGGTTTTTAACGAGGGTATGGCATGCACTGCTAAGATCACAATAAATGCGATCTTGGCCAGTTACAAAACTGGATTTCTTGGAACGAAAGGAAGCGTTGTTGATGTTGGCGGTGGGACTGGGGTGGCGATATCTGAGATTGTGAAGGCATATCCACATCTGAATGGGATCAACTTCGATTTGCCGCATGTTATTTCGATGGCACCAAGATATGATAATGGAGTTACACATATTGGTGGGGACATGTTTGAGGCCATTCCTCCCGCAGAAACGATCTTCATGAAG TGGATTTTGCATGATTGGAGCGATGATGATTGTATTAAAATCCTTAAGAATTGTCGGAAAGCGATACCCAAAGAATCTGGAAAAATCGTTATTGCGGAGATTGTTAATCATCCTACAGGAGATGATCCTTTTGTTGATACACAACTAACATATGATTTAGTGATGTTTTCACATTTTTCTGGTGGAAGAGAACGGAATGAAAGCGAATGGAAGAGAATACTCAATGAAGGAGGGTTTCGTCGTTACAATATTATCAAGATTCCGAGCCTTCAATCGATCATCGAGGCTTTCCCAGAATGA